In Zingiber officinale cultivar Zhangliang chromosome 3B, Zo_v1.1, whole genome shotgun sequence, a single window of DNA contains:
- the LOC122054704 gene encoding uncharacterized protein LOC122054704 translates to MDGKETFWYSCYISDLDYHDLSSLQSNLGLDSAYEFRLPSPDEHPSSPPEGFVTVFRDQILGGLGFPLHPFLSELSQYCDIGISQFAPNVFRAVCDIVILCRIYQILLTAQLFHHFYSFRRAEPGVFNVQVKRGYKFFDDLPSSNKGWKSRFFFLKPPVPLAGPSQWRPNLPSNFPSYVHEPACSAASGKLTGVVVRLSVLMLEGLLYSFGLSPISAEIGAPFGKLLFFLCRSSLTEVLFPFNPVVAAVLRSFASQEQPSVAVLQALNEELIQGLSSDPSASTGLQPLQPQTSDPTVASTLTASPALSHADSSLLRVFDRPATEPSLTEQVPSLPPTMKLRLARKGKRVAPATATSPPPSRRQRVVGISSPSRPSDTSLAQGKASELKIADLSLDVTAPVPIQSLLPTQPSSSGD, encoded by the coding sequence atggatggtaaggaaaCCTTCTGGTATTCATGCTACATCTCCGATTTAGACTATCATGACCTGTCTTCACTTCAATCCAACTTGGGGCTAGATTCCGCATATGAGTTTCGTCTCCCTTCGCCAGATGaacacccttcttctcctcccgaaggcTTTGTCACTGTCTTTAGGGATCAAATCTTAGGCGGTCTTGGCTTTcctttacatccttttctctctgAGTTGAGTCAATATTGCGATATTGGCatctctcagtttgcccccaatgtattccgAGCCGTCTGCGACATCgtcatcttgtgccgcatttatcaaATTCTCTTGACCGCTCAGCTATTCCATCATTTCTACTCTTTCAGGCGGGCTGAGCCGGGGGTGTTCAATGTTCAGGTCAAACGGGGATATAAATTTTTTGAtgacctaccttcttccaataaaggctggaaaTCTCGCTTTTTCTTTCTTAAGCCTCCCGTCCCCTTAGCCGGACCTTCCCAATGGCGCCCCAATCTTCCTTCCAACTTCCCCTCATATGTTCATGAACCTGCCTGCTCCGCGGCTTCGGGCAAGCTTACCGGCGTTGTTGTCCGCTTGTCCGTGCTGATGCTAGAAGGCCTTCTATACTCTTTTGGTCTTAGCCCTATTTCTGCAGAAATCGGAGCTCCCTTTGGTAAGCTGCTATTTTTTCTGTGCCGTTCTTCactaactgaggtgctttttccCTTTAACCCTGTAGTGGCTGCCGTTCTCCGCTCCTTTGCCAGCCAAGAACAACCATCTGTGGCCGTTCTGCAGGCTCTTAACGAAGAGTTGATACAAGGCCTATCTTCTGATCCTTCTGCTTCCACCGGTCTGCAGCCACTCCAACCCCAAACCTCTGATCCTACAGTTGCCTCTACACTTACTGCATCACCCGCCCTTAGCCACGCAGACTCATCCCTACTCCGAGTCTTCGATCGGCCTGCGACAGAACCATCTCTGACAGAACAAGTGCCTTCTCTCCCTCCTACTATGAAGCTGCGTCTTGCGCGCAAAGGCAAAAGAGTGGCACCGGCCACCGCAACTTCTCCGCCACCCTCTCGCCGTCAACGTGTAGTTGGTATCTCTTCTCCTTCTCGGCCCTCGGATACAAGCTTGGCCCAGGGGAAGGCTTCTGAACTAAAAATTGCAGACCTGTCATTGGACGTAACAGCTCCGGTACCGATCCAGAGTTTATTACCTACCCAGCCTTCGTCCTCTGGTGATTAG